A single genomic interval of Rhododendron vialii isolate Sample 1 chromosome 3a, ASM3025357v1 harbors:
- the LOC131318845 gene encoding non-specific lipid transfer protein GPI-anchored 14-like isoform X1 — translation MGTTIPATIILAVVLLIGAHVSSDIVEDKRECQDQLIGLAPCLNYVSGDLKTPSPTCCADLRQKYNSTERCLCLLVKDRNDPGLGFKINATLALTLPYICRAHPNISHCPGLLHLAPGSPDAQIFEDFARSPAARSSDADAGSGGSSTTPPPKSSSTSVKESWAGINVSLLSLFVIISVFM, via the exons atggGTACCACAATACCAGCAACAATAATACTAGCAGTGGTGCTTTTGATTGGCGCCCATGTTAGTTCAGACATAGTCGAAGATAAAAGAGAATGCCAAGACCAACTAATCGGACTGGCACCTTGTCTCAACTATGTAAGTGGAGACTTAAAAACTCCCTCTCCAACATGCTGCGCAGACCTAAGGCAAAAGTACAACAGTACAGAAAGGTGTTTGTGTCTACTTGTTAAAGATAGAAATGATCCAGGCCTAGGGTTCAAGATCAATGCTACTCTTGCACTCACCCTTCCTTACATTTGCCGTGCTCATCCTAACATATCACACTGCCCTG GCCTCCTTCACTTGGCTCCTGGGTCGCCGGATGCTCAGATTTTTGAGGATTTCGCTCGCAGCCCAGCCGCTAGAAGTAGTGATGCCGATGCGGGCTCTGGAG GCAGTAGTACTACTCCTCCCCCCAAAAGTTCGAGCACAAGTGTGAAGGAAAGTTGGGCTGGCATCAATGTTTCATTACTAAGTCTGTTTGTGATCATTTCTGTATTCATGTAA
- the LOC131318845 gene encoding non-specific lipid transfer protein GPI-anchored 14-like isoform X2, translating into MGTTIPATIILAVVLLIGAHVSSDIVEDKRECQDQLIGLAPCLNYVSGDLKTPSPTCCADLRQKYNSTERCLCLLVKDRNDPGLGFKINATLALTLPYICRAHPNISHCPGLLHLAPGSPDAQIFEDFARSPAARSSDADAGSGGLTTPPPKSSSTSVKESWAGINVSLLSLFVIISVFM; encoded by the exons atggGTACCACAATACCAGCAACAATAATACTAGCAGTGGTGCTTTTGATTGGCGCCCATGTTAGTTCAGACATAGTCGAAGATAAAAGAGAATGCCAAGACCAACTAATCGGACTGGCACCTTGTCTCAACTATGTAAGTGGAGACTTAAAAACTCCCTCTCCAACATGCTGCGCAGACCTAAGGCAAAAGTACAACAGTACAGAAAGGTGTTTGTGTCTACTTGTTAAAGATAGAAATGATCCAGGCCTAGGGTTCAAGATCAATGCTACTCTTGCACTCACCCTTCCTTACATTTGCCGTGCTCATCCTAACATATCACACTGCCCTG GCCTCCTTCACTTGGCTCCTGGGTCGCCGGATGCTCAGATTTTTGAGGATTTCGCTCGCAGCCCAGCCGCTAGAAGTAGTGATGCCGATGCGGGCTCTGGAGGTCT TACTACTCCTCCCCCCAAAAGTTCGAGCACAAGTGTGAAGGAAAGTTGGGCTGGCATCAATGTTTCATTACTAAGTCTGTTTGTGATCATTTCTGTATTCATGTAA